The genomic interval TCGAAGCGAGGTCTCAGCCCTTAACAGTGCCGCAGGCAGGGAAAAGGTGAAAGTATCTCCAGTTACATTAGACATGGTAGAGAAGGCACTTTATATATCTCGGAAAACAGAAGGTGGCTTCGATGCTACAATAGGGCCTATTATCAGGCTCTATGATTTCAAGAAAAAGACAAAGCCCTCTGATAGCTCTATAAAAGAAAAGCTCACACTTATAGGTTTTAGAAATGTTTTTACGGATAAGAATAAATCCACTGTCTATCTTGGGAAAAAAGGCATGTCCTTTGACACAGGAGGGATTGCAAAAGGCTATGCGGCTGATGTGGCAGTGGAGGTTCTTAAAAGAAAAGGAATAAAAGGAGGTATAGTGGCTGTCTCAGGAGATATAAAGACATTTGGTCTTAAGCCTGATGGATTGCCATGGCTTGTGGGTATAAAAAACCCAAGACCAAAGTCTAAAGACGATGAGATAATGGCAACTATAGAGCTTCAAGACTCGGCAATATCCACATCAGGGGACTATGAAAGATTTTTTATGGAAAATGGTCGTAGATACCATCACATCATTGACCCCATGACAGGCATCCCTGCAAGTGGATGCCAAAGTGTTTCTGTTATCTCGAAGGAAGGCGCACTCTCGGATGGCTTCTCAACAGGTATATTCGTTATGGGCCCTGAAAGAGGCATGAGGCTTTTGAGGGAGCTTGGATTCGATGGGATAATAATAGATACCGAAGGTAAGATATATGTCACAGAGGGAATCAAAGACAAAGTCAACTGGCATAAAAAACCGTAGTGGCTTGACTTCAATTTAAATTAATTGCTATGCTATTTTTAGCACTCTGACGCTTAGAGTGCTAATCCCATATGAGAGTTAATTAATAAAGATGCTTGGAGAAAGGGTTCAAAAGGTTCTTTGTGCAATTGTAGAAAGCTACATATCGATGCCTCTACCTGTGGGTTCAATGGTTATTACGAAGAGATATTCTTTCAGTCTTTCTCCTGCTACAATAAGGCATATAATGGCAGACCTCGAGGGGAAAGGCTTTCTTAGCCAGCCACATACATCGGCAGGCAGGGTGCCTACTGACAAGGGCTATAGGGCATATGTGGATTATCTGAGGGAAAAGGGGATAGGCGTGGACAGGGAGCTTTACGATATATTGAAAAGGAATCTTGAGACCTTGAGCGATTTAAATATTGCCCTGTCAAAGGTCA from Nitrospirota bacterium carries:
- a CDS encoding FAD:protein FMN transferase, with the protein product MKILKILKILFQLLLCTLIASSCKDGERLYKKSTILMDTVVTITVSSESKENAESAIDSAFERIKEIEGLINFWSPRSEVSALNSAAGREKVKVSPVTLDMVEKALYISRKTEGGFDATIGPIIRLYDFKKKTKPSDSSIKEKLTLIGFRNVFTDKNKSTVYLGKKGMSFDTGGIAKGYAADVAVEVLKRKGIKGGIVAVSGDIKTFGLKPDGLPWLVGIKNPRPKSKDDEIMATIELQDSAISTSGDYERFFMENGRRYHHIIDPMTGIPASGCQSVSVISKEGALSDGFSTGIFVMGPERGMRLLRELGFDGIIIDTEGKIYVTEGIKDKVNWHKKP